In Magnetospirillum sp., the sequence GATCGCATCGGCTTTGTGGTCGATGCGCTTGACCGCAACGCGCATCTCGCCTTCTACGCCGATATCGACATCGCCTTGGATACGTTCCCCTTCACGGGCTCGACGACGACGTTCGAGGCTCTGTGGATGGGCGTGCCCGTGCTCACGCGCACGGGCAGCACCGTGCTGCAGCGATGGACGAGTGCGATGCTCGCGCGCACAGGCTTTCCGCAATGGTGCACTTCCAACGATGCGGCGTTCGGCACGCTGGCGCGCGATCTTGCGGCGGCGGCGCCCTCGCAGGATCGTGCGGCTGTGCGCGCGGCCGTCGCCAAATCCGCCTTGTGCAATCTTGCGGGCCAAGCGCGTGGCTACGAGCGGCTCTACCGCGCGATGTGGCGGCGTTGGTGCGCTAGGGCCGCGCTTTGATGAAGCGGGCAGGCGTGCCGCCCCAGACTTCGTAGGGCGGGATCTCGCCCGCGACCACGGCACCTGCCGCGATCACGGCCCCGCGTCCAATATGCGTCCCGTCGAGGATCACGGCGTTGGAGCCGATCCACACATCGTCCTCGATCGTGACGCCGCCTTTGGAAGGGGCGAAACCCTGGTGGCGGATTTCGATGTCGCGCCGCGCCGTCGCATGGTTGGTCGGCACGACCGATACGCCCGGTGCCAGCAGCACGTAAGCGCCCATCTTGATGCCGTTGCCCGAATAGAGCGTGCAGTGCGGGTTGATGTGGCAGCCCGGCCCGATTTCGACGTCGCCATTGCCGCCGACAGCACGGATCACGACGAAATCGTAGATGTAGGTGCCCGCACCGATCTTGATGCGGGTACCCCGCGTCGAGCCGTAGATGCGCGCGTCGGGTGAGACGACCGCACTCGGATCGATCTCGATCATCCTTTCGCGATCGTCGGCGTCACGCCGAAGCGCCCGTAGAGGAAGCGCATCAGCTCTTCGGTCTGCTGCGCGTTGGGAACGTCGAGCCAGTTGTAGCCGTCGTAGCCGCGCTTGGGTCCGCTCTCGAGATGCAGCGACGCGTCGTAGCGTTTGACGAGCGCTTCGGCCTTGGCAAGTGCCGCGTCCCATGCGCGCGTGGAAACCGCCGCCCAATGCCAGCGCATCCAGTCGGCCATCCATTCGACCGCGCTATGGTCGAACAGCACAGGCCCGCCTTTGTCGAGCTCTGCCTTGTGCAGGTCGAGCAGATCGAGGCGCAAGGCGGTCTGCAGATCGCGCGGCACTTCGTAGAGCGTTTGGAAGCCACGCGCCTGCACGAGGCCGCGCGCCGGGTCGGCGACGATGCGCGCACCTTTGGCATTCGCGGCGGCGAACGCGGCACGGTCGATCAGGGGCGAGGCGGAGATTGCGCGGATCATGCCGGGCCTCCTTTCACGCGACGCAGGAATCCGTCGGGGGACAGCGACATCAGATATTTCTCCGGCAAACGGCGGTCGATTTCGAATTCGTCGGTCTCCGCCATGAATTGGCGCATGGCGGCCAAGGGGCCTTCGTTGGGCACCGGATGGAAGCCCAT encodes:
- a CDS encoding DapH/DapD/GlmU-related protein produces the protein MIEIDPSAVVSPDARIYGSTRGTRIKIGAGTYIYDFVVIRAVGGNGDVEIGPGCHINPHCTLYSGNGIKMGAYVLLAPGVSVVPTNHATARRDIEIRHQGFAPSKGGVTIEDDVWIGSNAVILDGTHIGRGAVIAAGAVVAGEIPPYEVWGGTPARFIKARP